Below is a genomic region from Timaviella obliquedivisa GSE-PSE-MK23-08B.
AAACCATCCATTGCTGCTTCGATCGCACTGACAGGGTTAATTTCAGTGACGATAACGTTTGCGCCCATGCCGCGTGAGCGTAGCGCCGTGCCTTTACCGCACCAACCGTAGCCTGCAACTACGATGGTTTTACCCGCCAACAAAATGTTGGTAGCGCGGATGATGCCATCTAGAGTCGATTGACCTGTGCCGTAGCGATTGTCGAAGAAGTGCTTAGTGTCTGCGTCATTGACATTCATAGCAGGGAAAGTCAGCACACCGTCGCGCAACATAGCGTTGAGACGGACGATGCCTGTGGTGGTTTCTTCGGTAGAGCCAATCAGGTCAGCCACTTGTTCAGGGCGTTCTTGAATTAGAGTTGCCACTACGTCGCTACCGTCGTCAACGATGATGTTGGGTCTATGATCGAGGGCAATGCGAACGTGGCGCTGATACATCTCATTATCTTCACCTTTTTGGGCGTAGACAGAGATGCCATAATCAACCACTAAGCTTGCAGCCACATCATCTTGAGTAGAGAGGGGGTTGCTGGCAATCAGGACTGCATCGGCACCAGCAGCTTTGAGAGCGATCGCCAAATGAGCCGTTTCGGTGGTGACGTGGCAACAAGCGACTAAGCGAATACCTGCCAAAGGTTTCTCAGTGGCAAAGCGATCGCGAATTTGATCTAAAACGGGCATTTCTCTGCCTGCCCACTCAATCCGCTGTTTTCCTAACGGAGCTAGGGATAAGTCTTT
It encodes:
- the ahcY gene encoding adenosylhomocysteinase produces the protein MTTATQVKHDVKDLSLAPLGKQRIEWAGREMPVLDQIRDRFATEKPLAGIRLVACCHVTTETAHLAIALKAAGADAVLIASNPLSTQDDVAASLVVDYGISVYAQKGEDNEMYQRHVRIALDHRPNIIVDDGSDVVATLIQERPEQVADLIGSTEETTTGIVRLNAMLRDGVLTFPAMNVNDADTKHFFDNRYGTGQSTLDGIIRATNILLAGKTIVVAGYGWCGKGTALRSRGMGANVIVTEINPVSAIEAAMDGFRVLPMDLAAAQGDIFITVTGNKHVIRSEHFDVMKDGAIVCNSGHFDIEIDLQSLKDKAKEVRIVRNFTEEYRLNSGKSIIVIGEGRLVNLAAAEGHPSAVMDMSFANQAMACEYLVKNKGQLKPGLYSIPTDIDQEIARLKLQAMGLAIDTLTAEQNEYINSWTSGT